Proteins found in one Populus alba chromosome 14, ASM523922v2, whole genome shotgun sequence genomic segment:
- the LOC118041191 gene encoding NAC domain-containing protein 43 gives MTENMSISVNGQSQVPPGFRFHPTEEELLHFYLRKKVSFEKIDLDVIRDVDLNKLEPWDIQERCKIGTTPQNDWYFFSHKDKKYPTGTRTNRATAAGFWKATGRDKVIHSTGKRIGMRKTLVFYKGRAPHGQKSDWIMHEYRLDDSAGDHTNVSNVMEEEAAQEEGWVVCRIFKKKNLNKTPDKPFSSPSFSADTRNQMLISCDEDTIDQTFHYMGRTCKEEKVADNGARYLRPVDTAINYVHHDGFMKLPSLESPNSISSQNCYQPMITDSEGSITNQISCPLDPGLDNWATLDRLLAYQLNGQTETSRQSPCIDPTMTYCTPTDLHHDLRLPALRSSFPLPSNRSYHGTQDYNNEIDLWNFTTRSSPDTLCHLSDTGA, from the exons ATGACAGAAAACATGAGTATATCTGTTAATGGTCAATCCCAGGTCCCTCCTGGATTTCGATTTCACCCCACAGAAGAAGAGCTTTTGCATTTCTACTTGAGGAAGAAGGTCTCGTTTGAGAAGATTGACCTAGACGTGATCCGAGATGTTGATCTTAATAAGCTTGAACCGTGGGATATACAAG AGAGATGCAAAATAGGAACCACCCCACAAAATGATTGGTACTTCTTTAGCCACAAGGACAAGAAATATCCAACTGGTACGCGCACCAATCGGGCAACTGCAGCTGGGTTCTGGAAGGCTACTGGCCGTGACAAGGTGATACACAGCACCGGCAAGCGGATTGGAATGAGAAAGACTCTTGTCTTCTACAAAGGCCGAGCCCCACATGGACAAAAATCCGATTGGATTATGCATGAATATAGGCTGGACGATAGCGCCGGTGATCATACCAAT GTCTCCAATGTTATGGAAGAGGAGGCGGCGCAGGAAGAGGGATGGGTGGTTTGCCGTatcttcaagaagaaaaacCTCAACAAAACCCCGGACAAACCTTTTAGTTCACCATCCTTCAGTGCAGATACCAGGAACCAGATGTTAATTTCTTGCGATGAAGACACTATCGACCAAACATTTCATTATATGGGAAGGACTTGCAAAGAAGAAAAGGTGGCAGACAATGGTGCTAGATATCTCAGGCCTGTTGACACAGCAATCAACTATGTCCACCATGATGGATTCATGAAGCTTCCAAGCCTAGAGAGTCCAAACTCTATCAGTAGCCAAAACTGCTACCAACCCATGATCACAGACAGTGAAGGTTCAATAACTAACCAGATAAGTTGCCCCTTGGACCCTGGCCTTGACAACTGGGCAACCCTTGATCGTCTACTTGCTTATCAGCTTAATGGCCAGACTGAAACCTCTAGGCAATCACCCTGCATTGACCCAACCATGACTTATTGCACCCCTACTGATCTCCACCATGATCTCCGATTGCCAGCCTTACGATCATCATTTCCGTTACCATCAAACAGATCTTATCATGGGACTCAAGATTATAACAACGAGATAGACCTCTGGAATTTTACCACTAGGTCTTCCCCCGACACACTATGCCACTTGTCAGACACGGGTGCATAA